From the genome of Polynucleobacter sp. AM-7D1:
CTTGATACCTATATGCCTGGCGGATTAAATCAACAAGTCTTTAACTACTTGAATCAATTTTCGGCCCAGGCCAAGGGTCTGACCTTGCTTGGTTTGATTGGTCTCGTGATTACGACGATGATGACAATGGCAGTGATTGAAAATGCTTTTAATCAAATTTTTCGTGTCTCGGAGCGGCGACCCATTGTGAAAAAGGTCGCAGTCTATTCAGCGGCCACAATAATGGGCCCCATTCTGCTGGGTATCGGGACTTATTTGAGCGGTTTGCTATTTAGTGCGGCAGAAGGGTGGACGGAAGCCCTAAGTTTTGGCTTAAGCTTATTCGCAACCGTAGTTCCAGTGCTTTTAGCAATGTCGGTATTCTCCGTGGCCTATAAAGTTCTGCCATATACACAAATTCAGTGGCGCGATGCGTTTAGTGGTGCCTTTTTTGCCGCTCTTATCTTCGAATTAATGAAGTTTGGCTTCGGCCTCTTTTTAACTAATGTGGCCTTTTACAAAACGGTCTATGGTGCCTTTGCTATTTTCCCCTTGGCGCTCATTTGGATTTATTTGACTTGGTGGATTACCTTGGCTGGAGCAGTCTTGGTTGCCAACCTCCCCAGCATTCGGAGCGGGCTGCTTAGGGTTATTCGTTACTGAAATACCTCAATTGACCCTTGATTCCCTTTGGGCTTGAGAATATATTGTTCATATAAGAACTTATTGCTGGAGACCAAATGAAGGTTTGTGACATATTGCGCGTAAAAGGTAGCACTCTATTTACGGTAGCTCCAGAGACTACTTTGCAAACAGCGGTCTTGGTAATGAGTGACCACGATATCGGCTCCTTGGTGGTCATGGAATACGACAAGCTTGTCGGCATCCTGACATTCCGTGAGGTGATTGCTGCCTTGGCTAAGCATCATGGCAAATTGGATAATCTGTTGGTACAAAGCGTGATGAATTCCAAACCACTGACATGCAATATGGAAACCGAGATCGATGAGGTTCGACGGATGATGTTGGTAGAGCATGCCCGCTACCTGCCAGTGATAGATCAAAAGATGCTGATGGGTGTGATTTCTTTCTATGACGTGGCTAAATCCGTTGTTGAGGCTCAAGACTTCGAAAACACCATGCTGAAGGCATATATCCGCGACTGGCCAGAAGAGTCCGAAAAGGCATCCCCTTAAGTGACCTAGCCCGATAGTCCTGACAGATGACATAATGTCGATATGTCAGGAAATACTTTAGGCCTCCTCTTTACAGTCACCACCTTTGGTGAATCCCATGGTCCCGCGATTGGCGCTGTTGTTGATGGTTGCCCTCCAGGAATGTCTTTATCTGAAGCAGATTTGCAGATTGATTTAGATCGTCGGAAACCAGGAACTTCGCGCCATGTTACTCAGCGTCAAGAGGCTGACAAGGTTGAAATCCTGTCGGGTGTTTACGAAGGCAAGACCACCGGCGCCCCAATTGGCTTGCTGATACGCAATACGGATCAGCGCAGTCAAGACTACGGAAACATCCTGCAAACATTTAGACCTGGTCATGCTGATTACGCTTATCACTATAAATACGGCTTGCGTGATCCTCGTGGTGGTGGACGATCTTCAGCGAGATTGACTGCGCCTGTAGTGGCTGCAGCAGCTATTGCTAAGAAGTGGCTCAAAGAACAATATGGCACTGAGTTTTATGGCTACATGAGCCAGCTAGGTGAAATTGAAATTCCGTTTCAAGATGCAGCACTTATTGAGAGTAATCCTTTCTTTGCTGCAAATGCAGATATTGTTCCTCAGTTAGAAGCTTATATGGATGCACTGCGCAAAGCAGGGGATTCCTGTGGAGCCAAGATTGAAGTGCGGGCGCGTAATGTGCCAATTGGTTTAGGTGAGCCTTTATTTGATAAGTTGGATGCCGACATCGCGCATGCCATGATGGGTATTAATGCAGTCAAAGGTGTTGAGATTGGTGCTGGCTTTGGATCAGTAGCGCAACGCGGTAGCGAG
Proteins encoded in this window:
- a CDS encoding CBS domain-containing protein, with the translated sequence MKVCDILRVKGSTLFTVAPETTLQTAVLVMSDHDIGSLVVMEYDKLVGILTFREVIAALAKHHGKLDNLLVQSVMNSKPLTCNMETEIDEVRRMMLVEHARYLPVIDQKMLMGVISFYDVAKSVVEAQDFENTMLKAYIRDWPEESEKASP
- a CDS encoding YihY family inner membrane protein; this translates as MRLIRNPQLWLSLGKEIWERNRGQNLKQVAASLAFTTTLSLVPMLTVASILIGYLPSVVRIKYAVQAWLLDTYMPGGLNQQVFNYLNQFSAQAKGLTLLGLIGLVITTMMTMAVIENAFNQIFRVSERRPIVKKVAVYSAATIMGPILLGIGTYLSGLLFSAAEGWTEALSFGLSLFATVVPVLLAMSVFSVAYKVLPYTQIQWRDAFSGAFFAALIFELMKFGFGLFLTNVAFYKTVYGAFAIFPLALIWIYLTWWITLAGAVLVANLPSIRSGLLRVIRY
- the aroC gene encoding chorismate synthase; the encoded protein is MSGNTLGLLFTVTTFGESHGPAIGAVVDGCPPGMSLSEADLQIDLDRRKPGTSRHVTQRQEADKVEILSGVYEGKTTGAPIGLLIRNTDQRSQDYGNILQTFRPGHADYAYHYKYGLRDPRGGGRSSARLTAPVVAAAAIAKKWLKEQYGTEFYGYMSQLGEIEIPFQDAALIESNPFFAANADIVPQLEAYMDALRKAGDSCGAKIEVRARNVPIGLGEPLFDKLDADIAHAMMGINAVKGVEIGAGFGSVAQRGSEHGDELHPDGFASNNSGGTLGGISTGQDLRVSIAIKPTSSILSPKESVDLDGKPITVQTKGRHDPCVGIRATPIAEAMLALVLIDHALRHRAQCGDVQHAVPPVPAARPGSVSD